A window from Dama dama isolate Ldn47 chromosome 11, ASM3311817v1, whole genome shotgun sequence encodes these proteins:
- the LOC133064515 gene encoding olfactory receptor 1L8-like has translation MERLNQTSRVSEFILLGLSSWPEDQKPLFILFFIIYLVTITGNMLTILAIHSDPHLHTPMYFFLSVLSFTDIWYTTSIVPKMLIDFLSEKKTISYAGCLTQMYFIYVLANIDSCLLVVMAYDRYVAICDPFHYVTIMSRCHCVLLVAFSCSLPHLHSLLHILLLNQLTFCNSNVVHHFLCDINPLLKLSCSSIFVNDLTIKTEGLVVVVTPFLCIVFSYVRIFISVLRIPSAAGKRKAFSTCGSHLTVVILFYGSIFYVYLQPLSRYTVQDRVATIVYTVLSSMLNPFIYSLRNKDMKRGLGKLMGRRKS, from the coding sequence ATGGAAAGACTCAACCAAACCAGTAGGGTCTCTGAGTTCATCCTCCTGGGACTCTCCTCCTGGCCTGAGGACCAGAAGCCACTCTTCATCCTCTTCTTCATCATATACCTGGTCACCATAACAGGGAACATGCTCACCATCCTTGCCATCCACTCTGACCCCCATCTGCATACCCCcatgtatttcttcttgagtGTCCTGTCTTTCACTGACATTTGGTATACAACAAGCATTGTTCCCAAGATGCTAATTGACTTCCTGTCAGAGAAGAAGACCATCTCCTATGCTGGGTGtctgactcaaatgtattttatatatgttttggCTAACATTGACAGCTGTCTTCTTGTAGTCATGGCCTATGACCGTTATGTGGCCATCTGTGACCCCTTCCACTATGTCACCATCATGAGCCGCTGCCATTGTGTCCTGCTGGTGGCCTTCTCCTGCTCATTGCCTCACCTCCACTCCCTTCTACACATACTTTTGCTGAATCAGCTCACCTTCTGCAACTCCAATGTTGTCCACCACTTCCTCTGTGACATCAACCCTCTGCTGAAACTGTCCTGCTCCTCCATATTTGTCAATGATCTCACAATAAAGACAGAAGGACTGGTTGTTGTGGTGACCCCCTTCCTATGCATTGTTTTCTCTTATGTGCGAATCTTCATTTCAGTTCTCAGGATCCCCTCGGCTGCAGGGAAACgcaaagccttctccacctgtggctcccacTTGACTGTGGTAATCCTGTTTTATGGAAGCATCTTCTATGTCTATTTACAGCCCTTATCCAGGTACACCGTTCAGGACCGAGTGGCTACAATTGTCTACACGGTTCTGTCCTCCATGCTCAACCCTTTCATCTACAGTTTGAGGAACAAAGACATGAAGAGGGGCCTGGGGAAGCTGATGGGCAGGAGGAAATCCTAG